A single Vigna radiata var. radiata cultivar VC1973A chromosome 8, Vradiata_ver6, whole genome shotgun sequence DNA region contains:
- the LOC106770313 gene encoding uncharacterized protein LOC106770313 — translation MGVRNVSQTQQLCNLCGGDHINGQCAFPEELQHDVNYMGAQFPYNQGRTSQGWKNHASVGQHQNNSFGPVGGFRHQQPSPLWQQVSSLTETVRDLSDRFDKFFKVYESQLNSNQASFKSLETQIGQLSKRIETTEKNQFRANTDVNPKDECKVILTSHKRKADWEPSDFENNEKGDEEMMDVNEVNEKGSSENAIEFTKEEEEFVVQPQKMKHPPKVEDPRCLTISCVLNECDVVEAMIDSEASINMLPKHFLTKFRGLVLKPSSVIVTIADGSMAKPIGMVEDVIVRVELLEFLVDFIVMDVENDEEIPMILGRPFMVPVNQERRSIQSELKEDPFQPGI, via the exons AGGAGTTGCAACAtgatgttaactacatgggagcccaatttccataCAACCAAGGTAGAACCAGCCAAGGATGGAAAAATCACGCCAGTGTTGGGCAACATCAGAACAATTCTTTTGGACCGGTAGGAGGTTTTCGTCAccaacaaccatcacctttatggcaACAAGTGAGCAGCTTGACAGAGACAGTAAGAGACCTCAGTGaccgatttgataaattcttcaaagtctatgagtctcagcTAAATAGTAATCAAGCTAGCTTCAAGTCATTGGAAACACAGATTGGGCAACTGTCAAAAAGGATAGAAACCACCGAGAagaatcagtttagggctaatactgatgttaaccctaaggatGAGTGCAAAGTTATTCTGACAAGCCATAAAAGGAAGGCAGACTGGGAGCCAAgtgattttgaaaacaatgaaaaaggaGATGAGGAGATGATGGATGTTAATGAAGTCAATGAGAAAGGAAGCAGTGAAAATGCAATTGAATTCactaaagaagaagaggagtttGTAGTTCAACCTCAAAAGATGAAGCATCCGCCTAAGGTAGAAGATCCAAGATGTTTAACAATTTCATGTGTTCTGAATGAGTGTGATGTAGTGGAAGCCATGATAGATTCTGAAGCTAGCATTAATATGTTACCCAAGCATTTCTTAACAAAGTTCAGAGGATTAGTGCTGAAACCATCCAGTGTTATTGTGACGATAGCAGATGGATCCATGGCAAAACCAATCGGTATGGTGGAGGATGTTATTGTACGAGTGGAGCTGCTTGAGTTCTTAGTTGATTTCATTGTTATGGAtgtggaaaatgatgaagagaTTCCTAtgattttgggaagacctttcatg gtacctgtGAATCAAGAAAGAAGATCCATCCAGTCCGAACTAAAGGAAGACCCATTCCAACCAGGAATTTAA